The Shewanella sp. MTB7 genome includes a window with the following:
- a CDS encoding efflux RND transporter periplasmic adaptor subunit: MNLKLNKLSSALLAVVFALSTVSLTTVLPMSSAWASGDHGHGHEEEEEHIPEGPHGGRLLHSGEFEIEVTMAESGIPPEMRIYAYYKGEKVAPDAIELELLLNRLGGKTDKISFTPEGEYLVSTQSVAEPHSFEVEVHAGFKGESYDWHYENYNGRTEINDRLLALSNIATQQASSKQLIFTDTLFGIVAPITEKQFSVTAPYAGVIEQMHVSIGDSVHKGQVIATVRNSNTLQSYQVKSPAGGQITEQLLSLGDNTYNRALVRISDLSSVWIDLSAFPKSIEKLSLGQKVTIGDDHSDEATNAGGHSNEHNSASASSTISYIAPTMTGGHIARVRAVINNEHGHWRPGMHIQAVIETHTKAVPLAVRVDALQTFMDKPAVFVKHGNTFEVRMLTLGESDGVYTQVLTGLDIDSEYVTENSYLLKADIMKNAAKHVH, encoded by the coding sequence ATGAATCTCAAATTAAACAAGCTTTCATCGGCACTTTTGGCCGTCGTTTTCGCATTATCAACAGTCAGTCTCACCACTGTGTTACCCATGAGTTCTGCTTGGGCTAGCGGTGATCACGGACATGGCCATGAAGAGGAGGAGGAACATATTCCCGAAGGGCCTCATGGTGGTCGTCTGTTGCATAGTGGTGAGTTTGAAATAGAAGTGACCATGGCTGAGTCAGGCATCCCACCTGAGATGCGTATTTATGCTTACTATAAGGGTGAAAAAGTTGCGCCTGATGCCATCGAACTGGAGCTGCTGCTTAACCGTCTTGGTGGCAAAACTGATAAAATTAGTTTTACCCCAGAGGGAGAGTATCTGGTCAGCACTCAGAGTGTGGCCGAGCCTCACTCCTTTGAAGTCGAAGTACATGCAGGCTTTAAAGGTGAGTCTTATGACTGGCACTATGAAAATTACAATGGTCGTACTGAGATAAACGACCGCCTTTTGGCGTTATCTAACATTGCTACTCAGCAAGCCAGTAGCAAGCAACTCATCTTTACCGACACCTTGTTTGGCATCGTCGCTCCCATTACTGAAAAGCAATTTAGTGTGACCGCACCCTATGCCGGTGTTATCGAGCAGATGCATGTGAGCATAGGTGACAGTGTTCACAAGGGGCAGGTGATTGCCACTGTGCGTAACTCAAATACGCTGCAGAGTTATCAGGTCAAGAGCCCTGCGGGCGGTCAGATCACCGAACAGTTATTGAGTTTGGGGGATAATACCTATAACCGTGCACTTGTTCGTATCAGCGATCTTTCATCCGTGTGGATCGATCTATCTGCTTTTCCTAAGAGCATAGAAAAGCTATCACTGGGTCAGAAAGTCACCATAGGTGATGACCATAGCGATGAAGCAACCAATGCTGGTGGTCATAGTAATGAGCATAATAGCGCTTCTGCCAGCAGTACCATCAGTTATATCGCGCCTACCATGACTGGGGGGCATATCGCCCGAGTCCGCGCTGTGATTAATAATGAACATGGACACTGGCGTCCCGGTATGCACATTCAGGCCGTTATCGAAACTCATACCAAGGCAGTGCCCTTGGCTGTTCGTGTCGATGCCTTACAAACCTTCATGGATAAGCCTGCAGTATTTGTTAAGCATGGCAACACCTTTGAGGTACGTATGTTGACCTTAGGCGAGAGTGATGGTGTCTATACCCAAGTGTTGACAGGTCTCGATATCGACAGTGAATATGTCACTGAAAATAGTTATTTATTAAAAGCGGATATCATGAAAAATGCTGCTAAGCACGTACACTAG
- a CDS encoding TolC family protein, producing MKRYLEITFVACQRGLVTVVLCMFVLFVSMSFAQADTQQGTNTQPETSNNAITLSWVLEKTLLSNIRLQTFPYELRVNEALTIQAGITPNPEFSVEVENVLGTGDKQGVDNAEISLGLSQLVELGDKRQRRIDFAQAGERQKLAEYELIRLDILSQATQAYYQVLRLQALQAWNLKRIEVEDKALKTIESRAKAGAVAQADVTKMALRLMRARAVQQALEGDTQIAKHRLAAMWSSEAHFDRVVGELDMITVIPTAASVLNAIETAPQYLQLLSVERLMYAKRRMEESKAQYDITLGVGVRSYDGFDDGALMFNLSMPILLSNPNQGNILAAKANEDMAMEQQKLARGQLKLTLLEIHQIMINNARQASQLKEELLPLAQRLLKETQSAYQTGQANVLQLVDAQTELFNVERELIEAKVAVYQQRLELERITGQSMTTALSNVYTSPISNNPLNVGLHTEPKLAQENK from the coding sequence CACTAATACGCAACCAGAAACAAGCAATAACGCAATTACCTTGTCTTGGGTGTTGGAAAAAACCCTCTTGTCCAACATCCGGCTACAGACTTTTCCCTATGAGTTAAGGGTTAATGAGGCCTTGACTATACAAGCCGGCATCACACCCAATCCTGAGTTTTCTGTTGAAGTGGAAAATGTGCTCGGAACAGGAGATAAGCAAGGGGTGGACAATGCCGAGATTAGCTTAGGGCTAAGTCAGTTGGTTGAGCTTGGTGATAAGCGTCAGCGACGGATCGATTTTGCTCAGGCTGGCGAACGTCAGAAGTTAGCTGAGTATGAGTTGATTCGTTTGGATATCTTGTCTCAAGCTACTCAGGCCTACTATCAGGTTTTGCGACTTCAGGCGCTGCAAGCGTGGAACCTTAAACGAATTGAGGTTGAGGATAAGGCGCTAAAAACCATTGAGTCTCGGGCAAAGGCTGGTGCAGTCGCTCAGGCTGATGTGACTAAGATGGCGCTAAGGTTAATGCGGGCCAGAGCCGTTCAACAAGCGTTAGAGGGCGACACTCAAATCGCTAAACACAGATTGGCTGCCATGTGGTCCAGTGAAGCTCATTTTGATCGTGTAGTCGGGGAGTTGGATATGATAACGGTAATTCCAACCGCTGCCAGTGTGCTCAACGCCATTGAAACCGCACCTCAATACCTGCAATTGTTAAGTGTCGAGCGGTTAATGTATGCCAAGCGTCGCATGGAGGAGTCCAAAGCTCAGTATGATATTACCTTAGGTGTTGGCGTACGCAGTTATGATGGATTTGATGACGGCGCCCTGATGTTTAACCTCTCTATGCCGATCCTACTGTCAAATCCAAACCAAGGTAATATTTTGGCCGCTAAAGCTAATGAAGATATGGCAATGGAGCAGCAAAAGCTGGCCCGTGGTCAACTTAAGCTTACCTTACTCGAAATTCACCAGATCATGATCAACAACGCCAGACAAGCCTCTCAACTCAAGGAGGAGCTTCTCCCTTTGGCTCAGCGTCTGCTTAAGGAGACCCAAAGTGCTTACCAGACGGGGCAAGCCAATGTATTGCAATTGGTCGATGCACAGACTGAGCTGTTTAATGTTGAGCGTGAACTTATCGAAGCGAAAGTGGCGGTTTATCAGCAGAGACTCGAGCTCGAGCGTATTACAGGGCAATCGATGACCACTGCACTTTCAAATGTTTACACATCCCCTATTTCAAATAACCCGCTAAATGTTGGGTTACACACTGAGCCTAAATTGGCACAGGAGAACAAATAA